DNA from Halorarum salinum:
ATCCTCCGTCCCGGGGCCTCCGACGGTGGCGCCCGTCGCGCTCGCTCCGCGCCCGCGGCCGAGGGGATGACTGGCGCGTCCGCCCCGTGTATCAGGGATTGACGGGGACCGCTACGACACGAGGTGATTCGGGCACGTCACGGCCCTACCGTTCGTCGTCCCCCGTGGCGGGTTCGCGCTGAACCACGAGCACCGGGCCGAGGAACCGCTCGGCGACCTTGTCGGCCGGCATCCCGAACACGAACGTCGCCAGGGACGGGTCGGATTCGCCCATCACGACGGCGTCGAACGGGTCGGCCGCGTCGACGATGGCGTCGAGGGCCCCCCGGTCGTGCTCGATCCGCGTCTCGATCGCCGACGCGTCCGTCCCGAGATCCGTCAACCGGGCCACCACCCCGTCGAGGAGCGTCCGGACGTCGTCGTCCGTCTCGCCCTCGCCGGCGACGTGATACAGCGTCACGGAGGCGTCCGTGTCGCCGAACAGGCCGGCGACGACGCGGGCGAGCCGGTCGACCCCGACGGCGCCGCGGACGGCGACGAGCACGTCCTCGGGCGGGCCGGTCGCGTTCGGGACGAGCACGGCCAGGCAGTCCTCCTCCCTGATCGTCCGGTCGATCGTCTTCCCCCCGTCGCGGGTGAACACGAGCCGTCGCTCGGTGGTCGCGCCCGCCTCCGCGAGCATCGCCTCGTACTCGTCGAGCCGCTGGTTCGCACGCTCCTCGAACTGCATCCGGGCCTGCCCCGGGGCGGTCTGTTCGGGGATGACGTGGTAGCCGAGCAACACGACGTGGGCGTTCGCGAGGAGTTCGGGGACCCCCTCGGGGATCGACTCACCTTCGAGCACGCGGATCGGGACGAGTATCGACGGTCTGTCGGTCATTGTCGGACGGCTCCTTTGAGCGTGACGTCGGCGGCGTAGTATCGGTACCAGAGGTACGACGTGATCATGACCGCGACGCCGACGCCGATCGACGCGGGTTGCATGAACGCGATCAGGCCGAAGCTGGCGAGCGCGCCGACGCCCGGCACCACCGGATAGCCCGGCACCCTGTAGCTGGGGGCGTACCAGGTCGGGTCCCGCCGCCGCAACACGATCATGACGACGCAGATCAGGCCGTACATGATCAGGTGGAGGAACGACGCGACCTCGGCGAGCAGTTCGACCTGACCGGTCGCGACGAGGACGAGGATCGGGCCGCCGGCCGCGAGCAGCGCGACGTGTGGCGTGCCGTACCGGAGGTTGATCTCGCTCGCCCGCCGGGGGAGCAGGGCGTCGCGGCTCAGCGCGTACACCGCCCGCGAGGCGCTGAGGATCGACGCGTTCGCGCTCGAGAACGTCGCCAGCAGGCCGGCACCGAGGATCGCGATCGCGCCGGGCAGCCCGAGGAACTCGCGGGCGACCTCGACCATGGCCGTCTCCCCGAACCGGCCCAGCCGGTCCGCTCCGAACGCGCTGGTCGCGACGAAGATCGTCACGACGTAGAACGCGGCGACGACGAGGACCGAGCCGACCATCGCCAGCGGGAGGTTCCGGCTCGGCCGTTTGATCTCCCCGGCGACGGTCGCGACCTGTGCGAACCCCAGATACGAGGTGAAGACGAGCGCGGCGGTCGTCAGGACCGGGAAGTGCCCACGGGAGAAGAACGTCTCCGGGACGGCTCCGCCGCCGAACACGCCGACCGCGTCGAGGACGCCGTACGAGAGGAAGCCCGTGAGGACCACGAGGAGGACGCCGACCACGCCGTTCTGCAGTTTCGCGGTGTTCTCGGTCCCGCCGATGCTCAGCGCCGTCAACCCCGCGCCGAACAGCAACCCGATCGCGACGACCGGATCGAACGAGAGCGCGACGCCGACCTCGGCGAGGACGGCGGTCGCGTAGTGTCCCAGGCCGACGAGGTAGAACGCCGAGGCGAACACCAGGCCCAGCCACAGGCCGAGGCCGACGATCGCGCCGTACGCAGTGCCCATCCCCCGCGAGATGAAGTAGTAGCCGCCGCCGCTCCGCGGCATCGCCGTGGCCAGTTCCGAGGTCGGGAGCGCCACCAGCAACGCGATCACCCCGCCGATGGCGAACGAGAGGGCCGCAGCGGGACCGGCGTTCGCGGCCGCCAGCCCCGGGAAGACGAAGATCCCCGCGCCGATCATCGTGCCGATCCCGATCGCCAGCCCGCCGACGAGCCCGATCGTCCGTTCGAGTTCGACGTCGTCGTCGTGGACCGTGGCGTCGTCGGTCACCGCGTCCGGCTCCTCCGCGGGAGCCTCGCCGGCGACGTTCCGGCCCGACGTCCCCACGCCGACGCGCTGATCGGACATGGGGTACTGTTGTCCCAGCGGCTGGTTAAACCCGGTGACCCTACCGATGTGCGTATCGATCGGTGACGCCCGGTCGCTCGGTCGGTCGAGTACTTCGGGCACGGCGCTACCCGAACGCGACCAGCCGCTGGCCGACGACCTCCCCGTCCCCCTGGCGCTCGGTCACGACCGTCGCGTAGACGGTCCCGCCCGCGATGGCGAGCCCTCCGACGTGGTCCTCGAAACGTTTCTTCCACAATCGGCTCCCGTCGCCGAGATCGAAGGCCGCCAGCGCGGCGTGGCCGGGAGCGGTCGACTCGACGGACCGGTCGTGCGTGGCCGCGACGAGGGCGTCACCCGCACCGACGAGGTCGATCACGTCGAGGTCGAGACTCGCGGTCCACTCGGTCCGACCCTCGGTCGTGACCGCCCGGAGTCGCCGGTCCCCGAGGGACGTAACGACGAGGTCGTCCGCCACGACGGGCGCGACCGGCCGACCGACCGGTTCCGGCGCGTCGCCACCACGTCGAGCCGGGGGCGAGGCGACGCGCCAGCGCTCCTCGCCGTCCGTTCGGGCGAGGGCACGGAGTTCGCCGCCGGGGCGGTCCTCGTGCTCGACCGTGACGTAGACGGACTCGTCCGCGATCGCGGGGCTCCGGTATATTCGCGGCCCTGTTATCCGGGACTCGGAGGGGACGGACCACTCGGTGGCCGCGGTCCGTGACGCGTGGGCCGGTTCGTCGTCGTCCGGGTCCTCCCAGGGCCACTCGTTCGCGGCCGCGGTCAGATCGACCGCCTCGACGGTGAGCGCCGTCGCGACATACGCCGTGTCCCCGTCGATCGCGGGTGACCCTTGCGCGTCGTGGCTGGACGCCCAGGCGACACGTCCGGTCGCGTCGAGCGCCGAGAAGTAGCCGCCGTACTCCAGGTGTAGCCGTCCGTCGGCGATCGTCCCGCTCGCGGTGTTCGCGCCGTGACAGGGCCGTCCGCGCCACGTTTCCCCGCCGCCGTCGAGGTTGACGCCGAACACGCAGTCCGTGCCCGTGACGTACGCCCGTTCGGCGCCGAGCGTCGGCGTCTCGGTCCCCCAGGGTGTGGAGGTCGACCGCCAGAGGCGGTCGCCGTCGGTCGCACGGAGTCCGACCGTGTGTCGCTCCGCGTTCACGACGACGCGGGTGCCGCGGACGAGCGGTTCGTGCCAGAACTCGAAGTCCCGGGTCCAGCGCGGCGCCGGCTCGGACCGCGGCGGGGAGGCTCCGGCGTTGTACCGGCTGTTCCGCGCGTCGTATCCGCTCGCCGGCCAGTCGTCCGGCCCGGCCGTCGCGTCCGGGATCGGTTCCGGGTCGGGACGACGCGCGAGCGCCGAGCACCCGGCGACGCCGACCGCGGCACCGACCGCCGTCCCGCGCAGAAACGCTCGTCTGGGGAGTCGCGTGGAGGGCATCAGCCGTGACCTGTGAGCCGTCGGAGATACAAGTTCCGGAGCCATCCGCCGGTTGACCTCCCGGGGCTGGGGTAGACCCTTCCGCTCGTCGCAGAACGCCCGCCATGCGAGTCGACGGTTCCGTCCCGGTGAACTACGCTGATTCTCCCGGCCATCGGCGTTCGATCCCATCGAGACCGACAAACCACTTATGAAATTCACCCTCCCTCCTCACGGACATGCCGAACGCCTACGAGCCGGTCGACTCCCCGGACGAGACCACGGTGTTCCCGTACCACGACCTCACCCCGCCGACGACGGCCGACGTCTACCGGGCCCGGCGGGTCGTCCGCGAGCACCTCCCCCGGACGCCGCTGGTCCGGGCCGAGGCGCTCTCGGCCGAGTTCGACGCCGACGTGTACCTGAAACGGGAGGACACGCTCCCGACGGGCGCGTTCAAGGTCCGCGGCGGCGTCACGCTCGCATCCCGGCTCGACGCGGGGTTCCGCGAGGCGGGGCTGATCGCCGCTAGCACGGGCAACCACGGCCAGTCGGTCGCCTACGCCGGCCGGGAGTTCGACGTCCCAGCGACGGTCGTCGTCCCCGAGGGCGTGAACCCCTCGAAGGTGCGCGCGATGGAACGGCTCGGGGCCGACCTCCGCTTCCACGGCGCGGACTTCGACGAGGCCCGCGAGCGCGCCGAGGCGCTGGCCGCCGAGGAGGGGTACCGGTACGTCCACTCGGCGAACGAACCGGCGCTCGTGGCCGGCGTCGGCACGGCAGGCCTGGAGGTCGTCGAGGACCGCCCGGAGGTGGACTACCTCTTTTGCCCCGTCGGCGGGGGGTCCAGCGCGTCCGGCTACTGTCTCACGGTCGGCGCGCTGACGGACGCGTCCGTGATCGGCGTGCAGTCGGCCGCGGCGCCGGCGATGCACCGCGCCTGGTCGGAGGGGGGCCTCGACCCCCACGAGCGCATGGAGACGTTCGCCGAGGGGGTGGCGACGCGGGTCCCGTTCGCCCTGACGATGGGGCTGCTCCGCGAACGGCTCGACGACTTCCGGCTCGTGAGCGACGCGGCCATCGAGGACGGGGTCCGGAACCTCCTCCGCGAGGAGGCGGTCGTCGCGGAGGGCGCGAGCGGGGTGAGCGTCGCCGCCATGCGGGACGTCCGTGAGGAGATCCGCGGGAAGACGGTCGTGTTCCCGATCTCGGGCCGCAACGTCGATCCGGGGAGTCTGGAGCGGATCCTCGACGGGGAGGACTGAGCGACCGTCGGGCGGAGGCGGTCGAACGGCCCCGCACTGGGGCGGGGTCGAGTCGTCGGCTCGCCGATCGGACGGTCCCGAACGGCCCGTGGGCTTATCCGCCACCGTCCCGAGGTGTGCGTATGAGTATCGTGGGCGATTTCACCGTGCCAGCGGAGGCCTTCGCGCTGGACGAGGCCCTGGGGGCCCATCCGGGGACGACCGTCGAATCGGATCGGCTGGCGTCCCACAGCCCCAGGGAGGTGTTCCCGTTTCTCTGGGCCAGGGGCGGCGATCTCGACCGGTTCCACGACGCGCTCGAGTCCGACCCGACGGTGACCGGCGTCGACGTCGCCGACGAGACGGAGTCCGAGGTGCTCTACCGGCTGGAGTGGGACGAGGAGTTCTGCGACCTCGTTCACGAGATGGTGGACCACCACGCGGCGATCCTGGAGGCGAGGGCGCGCGACGACCGGTGGGACCTCCGGTTGCGGTTCGCCGAGGAGGGGATGCTGTCGACCTTCCAGGACCACTTCCGGGAGATCGGCCACGAGTTCGAGGTGAACCAACTCCACCGACCGACGCAACCCCGACAGCGCGCGTTCGGCCTGACGGCGGAACAGCACGAGGCGCTGGTGGCGGCCGCCGACGAGGGGTACTTCACCGTCCCCCGGACGGCGTCGACGGAGGACGTGAGCGAGCGGCTGGACATCTCGGCCAACGCGGTCTCGGAGCGGATTCGGCGCGGCTGTGAGTCGCTGATCCGGTCGGGACTGATGGTCTCCGACGACGTCCACTAGCGCGCCCCCGAGAAGGTACTTAAACGGCGTGACGTGTGAGGCAGCTAGTTCATCCGGGATCGCCGCGTTCGAATGGACCATGACAGATCAGGGGCGGAGTAGCGCCGATCCCGCCGCTCCTCGGGGGTCCGACGACCCCCGAACCGGAGCCGTCGGACTCGACGAGTTGCTGACGAGCCTGAGCCATCGGACCAGACGGAGCATCCTGCTGACGCTCGCGGCGGACAACCCGCGGGACGAGGAGGAGTTCACGTCACCCGACGCCGACGAGGGGGACGACGCGTCCGACGAGGACGAGTTCGCGAGCGCCGACTTCGACGCCGAACTGTTCGAGGCCAAGGTCAGGTACGAGCACCTCCCCCAACTGGACCGCGCCGGGTTGATCGAGTGGAACCGCGAGGCCGACACCGTCACCCGGGGCCCGAACTTCGAGGAGCTGCGCCCGCTCGTCGACCTCATCAACGAGCACCGGGACGAATTTCCGGACGACTGGCTCTGAGCCGGACTCGCGTGGTTCCCCTGGAACGACGTGGCGGCCCTCTCCGAGGGTACCCGCCTTCGTGTGGAGGCTGACCGGTTAGCGTCGCCTAACCGCGTCGAAGATCAAGCGGTGCCGGCGACGACGACGCTTCCGGCGTGGATGGCGACCCTGCGTCGCCGGAGCCGAGCTCTCCGACCTATCGGGGCGTTCTCCGGGACGGTACGCTCACCGCCGGTGCCACGCTCGTACCGGGATCGATCGGCGCCCATCAGCGCCAGGCGGACGATCCGCGAAACGTTTTCCGCAGCCCGCCTCGTAGTTCGGACATGCCGACGGCCGTTACGACGCCCGACTTGGACGAAGCGTGTGCGTACTGTGGGTCGCGTATCTTCGAGCACGATCCGATCTGCGTACGCGACTGTGACGACGACTGCGGGTCGCCCACGTACTTCTGTAACTTCGCGTGTCTCTCGGCGTACGTGGACGAGAACGACCTGACTGCGGGCGACTCGTGCGAATGGTCGCCCGACGAGAGCGGTCGTTGACCGGGACGTCCTCCTCGACCGGTTAGGCGAGGGTCGACCGAGTTCGGACTGGAGCAGGCCGGCACCAAACGGTGGACCGACTACGTGCCGGAGTGGTGTTCGGTCGAGGGGAACGGTACGAACCCGGGTGGGCACGAGCGTCGACTGGCACCGACCGGAAGGCCACGATTTCGACTACAGTCCGCCCGTCACGGGAACGACCGCGCCGTTGACGTTCCCGTTCGCTTCCGAGCCCAGAAACGCCACGAGGGCGGCCACGTCCTCCGGCGTCGATATCCGATCCGACGGCGTCCGCTCGGCGACCGCTTCGCGAACGTCCTCGGGTCGCTCCCGGTTCCGCTCGGTCAGCACCATCCCGGGCATCACCGCGTTCGAGAGGATGCCATCTCCGCCGAACTCGTCGGCCAGCACGCCGGTCATGCCGTGTAACCCGGCCTTGGCCGTCGCGTAGGGCGCCATGCCCGCCGAGCCGTTTTCGGCCGACAGCGAGGAGACACTGACGATCCGCCCCAGCCGGCCTCCCGCATGGCCGGGACCACGGCACGAACGGTGTGAAGGACGCCGTCCTGAATGCCGTGGACGATTCGTCGCCACTCCTCGGCGGGTACCTCCTCGAACGGCGCGGGTCCGACGCCCGACGGGACGGCGTTGTTCACGAGCACGTCGACGGTTCCCCGGCGGTCGCGCACCGCTCCCACGGCCGCGTCGACCGAGTCGCGATCGGTCATGTCGTAGCCGACGACGAACGCGTCGCCGCCCGCCTCGCGGACGCGGTCGGCGGTTTCCGCCGCACCGTCTTCGTTGGAACGATAGGTGATCACGACGCTGGCCCGTTCTCGTCCGAACGCGACGGCCGTCGATCGGCCGATTTCGGAGGAACTCCCCGTCACCAGCACGACGCGCTCCGACGGGTTCGGTGATTATGCCATCGGCTGACTCGTGGTTCCGTCGTCTCACGAGCGTTCGTGCGAACATGTTCCGTCCCGCCCGAGTTCGCGTGAACCACGAGCAACCGAACCGGCTCATTGCACGGCCTTCCGTCTGGCTCCACGAGTGGCATGGCTGTCAATGCTGACTGCTGTGTCGGTGTGTCCGGGTGATTCGGCGCCGGATTCTGGGACAGTGATAAGGAAGACACGGCCCAATAGCACCGATGGGTGAGCGTGGATGGCTGGACGAATCCAACGGATCGCACGGGGGATCGACGACGTCACGAGGACCGTCTGGGACGACTCCGGTACCGGGGTGAAACTACTGATCCTCGTCGTGCTCGTCGTCACGGCGACGGCGATCCCGCTCGTTCCGCTCGCCATCCTCGCGCGGTACGTCGCGAACAGGTGAGGAACGAAGGCGATCCGATTCGACTCGACCCTCGCCGAGCGGACGGTCGGTCAACGGGGAAGGCGACAGGGTTCGAGGCCGGGCGGCGGGAGAACTCGCGAGCGGTCCTCCGGATCTAACTTCACCCGTACTTCGGGCATCCCCCCTCCGGAGTGTCGGACCGCCGTCTCGGGACGCGGGCAGGTACATTCGTTCGGCTACAGGTGGACCAGGGCGTGGGGGTCGGAGCGGCCGACCTCCGAGAACCGTGGCCTCCCGCGGGTACGCACATGCTCCCGGCGAAGCCGACTCGTCGTGGCATCACGCATCCGACTCCGCGAAGAACTCCTTGACGATGGTCTCCTCGGCCCGGTGGAGCACGACGCTCGCCGTCGACTTGCTGACCCCGAGGTCGTCGGCGAGGTCCGTGAGCGAACACTGCCGTGGCGTATCGTAGTAGCCGCGCTCGATGGCCGCGGTCACGAACCGCCGTTGGCGGTCGGTCAGGAGGTCGGTCGGATCGACCGACTGTCTGACCCAGTCGACCTCGAACGTGAAGCCGGTGGCCTCGAGTTCGTCCCTGAACCGGGACAGTCGCTCCTGCGAGGTGGTCAGTTCACACACCATCCACCCGTCCTCGAGGGCGTGGGGGAACTGCGGCAAGTTCCCCGACGAGAAGATGGCACGGTACGGCGGGGGAACGAACGGAAGCGAGAACTGGACCAGGACCGTCCGTTCGTCGGCGTGCAGCACCTCGTGGGAGGGGGTTCGGGGAGCATCGTCGAAGAGGTCGTCGACCACGGTCGGATCGGACGTCCTCGCCTCCATGATCACGAGCAGTCCGTCGTCGTGCGGGTACGCGCTCAGGATTCGGAACTCGTCGTCGGGGTGCTCGGCCGAGATCCTGAACGGTCCGCCGAGGTGGTTGCCCGGAGGTCTGAACTTCACTCGCGCGCTGGGCATGTCCTCCATCTACGGCTCCCATCCTTATCCATACCGCCTCGAACGTGTTCGGGTGAAGGGTGACGGGACGCGCCCTCCGCGTCCCGGTGGTTGCGGCCGACGCTTCGCCGAGAGGACGGCACCGTCCTCTTACACGGCGGGGAGTTCAACCGGGACGACCGGCCACTCCTCTTCGAACTCTCGATCGAGGACGGTCGTCCCAACGCGTTCGCGAGCGTCCCGCAACTGGTCGGGGGAGCGTTCCACTCGCCTGCTCGGCCATCACAATGCCGCGGTCGAGCGCGACCCAGCACATCGTCTTCGAGTGGACGAACTGACGCGTCTGGCTTCGGATCTCCCGGATGCCGCTATCGGACCGTTCCCGGACATCTACGACGTAGTCGACGATGTCGCGATACGCGGATCAGTCGTCCTCCCCGATCTCCCAGCCGTGGTGCACGGCCACTGAAAGGGCGAATATGAGTTCGCCGTAGACGTCGATTTGCCGCTGGTCGGCAGCAGCGTTCCCGACGCGGACGGGACGGGAGTCCCGATACTCCTCGAGGTGATCGAGCTCGCGCCCTCCGAGGTCGACCTCGCCGTGGAGTCCGTACGACGGTCGAATCTCGCCGGGCGACATACGACAGAGTTCGAGAAACCACTCGAAGTAGGCGCCCGCCTCTCATCTGGTTCGCTTCCGTTACTCGTCATCGAATAGTCGCCGCCTCGTATCGGGTTCCACGGAGAAGATGGACGCTCGATGTTTGAACGAGTCGGTGATTCCGAGAGAATCGATAGGACGCCTCGGCATTGCGATGACGGTCGGAGATGTCGAAGCGTCCGTCGAAAGACCCCATAACTCGCTACCCTCGTGCGGGTCGAAGCGATGCACGTGGCCGGTCATTCCGTCCGGCGGGAGCCACGAGTCCACCGCATCCGGGTTGAGAAACGCTCGGTAGACGTCCTCTCGGGGGCGTCAATGATCCGCGACACCGACGTGGAGCGACGAGAACACGTTCGCCTCGATCTTC
Protein-coding regions in this window:
- a CDS encoding universal stress protein codes for the protein MTDRPSILVPIRVLEGESIPEGVPELLANAHVVLLGYHVIPEQTAPGQARMQFEERANQRLDEYEAMLAEAGATTERRLVFTRDGGKTIDRTIREEDCLAVLVPNATGPPEDVLVAVRGAVGVDRLARVVAGLFGDTDASVTLYHVAGEGETDDDVRTLLDGVVARLTDLGTDASAIETRIEHDRGALDAIVDAADPFDAVVMGESDPSLATFVFGMPADKVAERFLGPVLVVQREPATGDDER
- a CDS encoding APC family permease, which codes for MSDQRVGVGTSGRNVAGEAPAEEPDAVTDDATVHDDDVELERTIGLVGGLAIGIGTMIGAGIFVFPGLAAANAGPAAALSFAIGGVIALLVALPTSELATAMPRSGGGYYFISRGMGTAYGAIVGLGLWLGLVFASAFYLVGLGHYATAVLAEVGVALSFDPVVAIGLLFGAGLTALSIGGTENTAKLQNGVVGVLLVVLTGFLSYGVLDAVGVFGGGAVPETFFSRGHFPVLTTAALVFTSYLGFAQVATVAGEIKRPSRNLPLAMVGSVLVVAAFYVVTIFVATSAFGADRLGRFGETAMVEVAREFLGLPGAIAILGAGLLATFSSANASILSASRAVYALSRDALLPRRASEINLRYGTPHVALLAAGGPILVLVATGQVELLAEVASFLHLIMYGLICVVMIVLRRRDPTWYAPSYRVPGYPVVPGVGALASFGLIAFMQPASIGVGVAVMITSYLWYRYYAADVTLKGAVRQ
- a CDS encoding outer membrane protein assembly factor BamB family protein: MPSTRLPRRAFLRGTAVGAAVGVAGCSALARRPDPEPIPDATAGPDDWPASGYDARNSRYNAGASPPRSEPAPRWTRDFEFWHEPLVRGTRVVVNAERHTVGLRATDGDRLWRSTSTPWGTETPTLGAERAYVTGTDCVFGVNLDGGGETWRGRPCHGANTASGTIADGRLHLEYGGYFSALDATGRVAWASSHDAQGSPAIDGDTAYVATALTVEAVDLTAAANEWPWEDPDDDEPAHASRTAATEWSVPSESRITGPRIYRSPAIADESVYVTVEHEDRPGGELRALARTDGEERWRVASPPARRGGDAPEPVGRPVAPVVADDLVVTSLGDRRLRAVTTEGRTEWTASLDLDVIDLVGAGDALVAATHDRSVESTAPGHAALAAFDLGDGSRLWKKRFEDHVGGLAIAGGTVYATVVTERQGDGEVVGQRLVAFG
- a CDS encoding threonine ammonia-lyase, whose protein sequence is MPNAYEPVDSPDETTVFPYHDLTPPTTADVYRARRVVREHLPRTPLVRAEALSAEFDADVYLKREDTLPTGAFKVRGGVTLASRLDAGFREAGLIAASTGNHGQSVAYAGREFDVPATVVVPEGVNPSKVRAMERLGADLRFHGADFDEARERAEALAAEEGYRYVHSANEPALVAGVGTAGLEVVEDRPEVDYLFCPVGGGSSASGYCLTVGALTDASVIGVQSAAAPAMHRAWSEGGLDPHERMETFAEGVATRVPFALTMGLLRERLDDFRLVSDAAIEDGVRNLLREEAVVAEGASGVSVAAMRDVREEIRGKTVVFPISGRNVDPGSLERILDGED
- a CDS encoding helix-turn-helix domain-containing protein, producing MSIVGDFTVPAEAFALDEALGAHPGTTVESDRLASHSPREVFPFLWARGGDLDRFHDALESDPTVTGVDVADETESEVLYRLEWDEEFCDLVHEMVDHHAAILEARARDDRWDLRLRFAEEGMLSTFQDHFREIGHEFEVNQLHRPTQPRQRAFGLTAEQHEALVAAADEGYFTVPRTASTEDVSERLDISANAVSERIRRGCESLIRSGLMVSDDVH
- a CDS encoding ArsR family transcriptional regulator translates to MTDQGRSSADPAAPRGSDDPRTGAVGLDELLTSLSHRTRRSILLTLAADNPRDEEEFTSPDADEGDDASDEDEFASADFDAELFEAKVRYEHLPQLDRAGLIEWNREADTVTRGPNFEELRPLVDLINEHRDEFPDDWL
- a CDS encoding helix-turn-helix domain-containing protein, with protein sequence MPSARVKFRPPGNHLGGPFRISAEHPDDEFRILSAYPHDDGLLVIMEARTSDPTVVDDLFDDAPRTPSHEVLHADERTVLVQFSLPFVPPPYRAIFSSGNLPQFPHALEDGWMVCELTTSQERLSRFRDELEATGFTFEVDWVRQSVDPTDLLTDRQRRFVTAAIERGYYDTPRQCSLTDLADDLGVSKSTASVVLHRAEETIVKEFFAESDA
- a CDS encoding glycoside hydrolase family 15 protein — encoded protein: MSPGEIRPSYGLHGEVDLGGRELDHLEEYRDSRPVRVGNAAADQRQIDVYGELIFALSVAVHHGWEIGEDD